A genomic stretch from Sphingomonas faeni includes:
- a CDS encoding DUF1489 family protein — MPLHLTKVAFGAESVDHLAERLRLRGEEGPVFLTTRYLPKRHEEVTGQGSMFWILKHQLIARSPILGFDEAEEGRVAIHIDPKLVLVQARPKRAHQGWRYLEGADAPLDLGGDATGLDVMPPALMTKLAELALI; from the coding sequence ATGCCGCTCCACCTCACCAAAGTCGCGTTCGGCGCGGAAAGCGTCGATCATCTCGCCGAGCGGTTGCGCCTGCGCGGCGAGGAGGGGCCGGTGTTCCTCACGACGCGCTATTTGCCCAAGCGTCATGAGGAGGTAACCGGTCAGGGCTCGATGTTCTGGATCCTCAAGCACCAGCTGATCGCCCGCTCGCCTATCCTCGGGTTCGACGAGGCGGAGGAGGGTCGCGTGGCGATTCACATCGATCCGAAACTCGTGCTGGTACAGGCGCGGCCCAAGCGCGCGCATCAGGGCTGGCGGTATCTGGAGGGGGCGGATGCACCGCTCGATCTGGGCGGCGACGCGACCGGTCTGGACGTGATGCCGCCGGCGTTGATGACGAAGCTGGCGGAACTGGCGCTGATCTAG
- a CDS encoding DUF6445 family protein — protein MIDTTRAILHHQGSERRPLIAIDDFWPDPDALREDAASLRMTAIGPHYPGVRAEVPPRLAETMRRRIAPLLAEHFGLDPVPAVSEAYYSLVTTAPADLAPIQRLPHFDGVESRRIAVLLFLGHGEQGGTAFYRQRATGFESVDAGRLDRFRTELEHDVQAHGVPDAEYIAGDTPLYECIAVQPARFNRALIYAGNTLHCAYLPPEVVLNADPLAGRLTLNLFLFDD, from the coding sequence ATGATCGACACGACGAGAGCCATTCTTCACCACCAGGGCAGCGAGCGACGGCCGTTGATCGCGATCGACGATTTCTGGCCCGATCCGGATGCGCTGCGCGAGGATGCGGCGAGCCTGCGCATGACGGCGATCGGGCCACATTATCCAGGTGTCCGCGCCGAAGTACCGCCGCGCCTGGCCGAGACGATGCGCCGCCGGATCGCACCGTTGCTCGCGGAGCATTTCGGCCTCGATCCGGTGCCTGCGGTGTCGGAGGCCTATTACTCGCTCGTCACTACGGCGCCTGCCGATCTGGCACCGATCCAGCGGCTGCCACATTTCGACGGTGTGGAGTCGCGGCGGATCGCGGTGTTGCTGTTTCTGGGCCACGGGGAGCAAGGCGGCACCGCCTTCTACCGGCAGCGCGCGACCGGGTTCGAGAGTGTCGATGCGGGGCGGCTGGATCGGTTCAGGACGGAACTGGAGCATGATGTGCAAGCGCATGGCGTGCCGGACGCGGAGTATATCGCTGGGGATACGCCATTGTACGAGTGCATCGCGGTGCAGCCGGCGCGCTTCAACCGCGCGCTCATCTATGCGGGGAATACGCTGCACTGCGCCTATCTGCCGCCTGAAGTGGTCCTCAACGCTGATCCGCTAGCCGGGCGGCTGACGCTGAACCTGTTCCTGTTCGACGACTGA
- a CDS encoding tryptophan halogenase family protein produces the protein MANHPLRIVIAGGGTAGWMAAATFARFLETGYEIDLIESDDIGTVGVGEATIPQIHLFNDALGLDEDAFLRATGGTFKLGIEFVDWFKPGHRYMHAFGDVGRDVGLLPFHQYWLRARSLGLAGDLGAYSLNTHAALAERMQRGPARTARTLPSMPYAYHFDAGLYARYLRRYSETRGVNRIEGKIVRVTRDGESGDVSGLVLDNGTTVAADLYIDCTGFRGLLIEEALGTGYEDWTHWLPCDRAIAVPSARSEKFTPYTRSTAHAAGWQWRIPLQHRTGNGVVFSSAHISEDEATATLLSGLDTSAMADPRTIAFRTGRRKRMWNRNVVAIGLAAGFMEPLESTSIHLIQSAISRLLKLLPGRVIADADRSEFNRQSDFEYERIRDFIILHYKATTRDDTPFWRQCRDMAVPDTLAAKIELWRGNGHIVREHEELFTEVGWLQVLAGQGIIPAGHHPLADAISTSDLGEFMDTIDKLNAREAGQMQDHAAFVAQHCAAPAGLGA, from the coding sequence ATGGCCAATCACCCTTTGCGTATCGTGATCGCCGGTGGCGGTACCGCCGGCTGGATGGCGGCGGCAACCTTCGCGCGGTTCCTGGAGACGGGGTACGAGATCGACCTGATCGAGTCCGACGACATCGGTACCGTCGGCGTCGGCGAGGCGACGATTCCGCAGATCCATCTGTTCAACGATGCGCTCGGTCTCGACGAGGACGCGTTCCTCCGCGCGACCGGGGGCACGTTCAAGCTCGGGATCGAGTTCGTCGACTGGTTCAAGCCGGGCCATCGCTACATGCACGCGTTCGGCGATGTCGGGCGTGACGTCGGCCTGTTGCCGTTCCACCAATATTGGCTGCGCGCGCGGTCGCTCGGGCTCGCCGGCGATCTGGGCGCCTATTCGTTGAATACGCACGCGGCGCTCGCCGAGCGGATGCAGCGGGGGCCAGCTCGTACCGCGCGGACGCTGCCGTCGATGCCGTACGCCTATCATTTCGATGCGGGACTCTATGCGCGCTACCTGCGGCGCTATTCCGAGACCCGCGGCGTCAATCGGATCGAGGGCAAGATCGTCCGCGTCACCCGCGATGGCGAGAGCGGCGATGTCTCCGGACTCGTGCTGGATAACGGTACGACCGTCGCCGCCGACTTGTATATCGACTGCACCGGCTTTCGCGGGCTGCTGATCGAGGAGGCGCTGGGCACCGGCTACGAGGACTGGACGCACTGGCTGCCGTGCGACCGTGCCATTGCGGTGCCATCGGCGCGGAGCGAAAAGTTCACGCCGTACACGCGCTCGACCGCACACGCCGCCGGCTGGCAGTGGCGGATCCCGTTGCAGCACCGGACCGGCAACGGCGTCGTCTTCTCCAGCGCGCACATCAGCGAGGACGAGGCGACCGCGACGTTGCTCAGCGGACTCGACACCTCGGCGATGGCGGACCCGCGGACGATCGCGTTCCGCACCGGCCGCCGCAAGCGGATGTGGAACCGCAACGTCGTCGCGATCGGGCTCGCTGCCGGGTTCATGGAACCGCTCGAATCCACCAGCATCCACCTGATCCAGTCGGCGATCTCGCGCCTGCTCAAGCTCTTGCCTGGCCGCGTCATCGCCGACGCCGATCGTAGCGAGTTCAACCGCCAGAGCGACTTCGAATACGAGCGCATCCGCGACTTCATCATCCTCCACTACAAGGCGACAACGCGCGACGACACGCCGTTCTGGCGCCAGTGCCGCGACATGGCCGTGCCCGACACGCTCGCCGCGAAGATCGAACTTTGGCGCGGCAACGGCCACATCGTCCGCGAGCATGAGGAGCTGTTCACCGAAGTCGGCTGGCTTCAGGTGCTGGCGGGACAAGGCATCATACCGGCGGGCCACCATCCATTGGCGGACGCGATATCGACGAGCGACCTGGGGGAATTCATGGACACGATCGACAAGCTCAACGCGCGCGAGGCGGGCCAGATGCAGGATCACGCGGCGTTCGTCGCACAGCATTGCGCGGCACCGGCAGGGCTCGGCGCATGA
- a CDS encoding TonB-dependent receptor translates to MSNFAPCRARATTRVSAHSRLALRVSATALAAALILPGQAVFAQAIPGTPNANPTAPAQIDAVPTVAAPTPQPADAAPTASQDDAAGGNEAGGNEAGGDEIVVTGIRAGLESSAKIKRQSVLIVDSVSAEDIGKLPDVSIADSLARLPGVTAQRLEGRDQRLSIRGLGPDFSTTLLNGREQVTTGDNRGVEFDQYPSEFFKTVNVYKSADASLIAAGIAGTVDLRMLRPLDQPNRIVAISARGQMNGIDKLNPDGTRYGYRASATYVDKFANDTLGIAIGVSATQTPSQNERYNAWGYSGTGTAADPFLVNGAKPYVQSNELKRYGGVATIEWQPSDSFHSTFDALYSHFEETQILRGIEFPLAGQLTTPTAPGGTTVSGVTVANGFATGATFSNVFAVQRNDYNQRKADNYSFGWNNDLKLTDTIHLNVDASWSRADRTDFLLETNTGTGFAKSGAADTVTVKQNGNGTYTFSPTLDYTDTNVFKLTDPQGWGNNGTQQVVQSGFLNRPSFKDDLKSLRASLNGEFSNSVLKGWEAGGNYSQREKTSAYTSYFLCPTGGGTNCTEASGSPLSGNVPSEALLGSNVALGYLGIPQMLTLDPLYLYNNSLNAAFDGRPSSLVRDNVVLEKIWTGYAKVTIDGLVGDKPLKGSIGAQVVHSDQSSTGQIASVVGGAVTIAPVKESVKYTNFLPSATMSVELIPLGFVKVGASQTMVRPRLDQERITQDVAINLTNIGQTPAGLFPVFTSTGGNVNLKPYQSTNIDLSFEKYFSGGGYVALSGYFKHLTDFVDPNNSLPYDFSALLPALTPAQQAQVIAAGQTIGNVSLPDNTGRGEVLGVEGTLSLPFKAITSALDGFGMFASGNYTQSTIKYGSNPTEAITLPGLSKWTGSGTIYFEKWGFQARANYRYRSSFLAEVAGLSATPTYRTARSEGILDAQIGYEFQSGPLANFAILAQAKNLTDRPFVTYQNGDQRQVIDYQRYGRDYYVGITYKF, encoded by the coding sequence ATGAGCAATTTTGCACCGTGCCGCGCGCGCGCCACGACCCGCGTTTCCGCGCACAGCCGCCTCGCGCTCCGCGTCAGCGCGACCGCACTGGCCGCCGCGCTGATCCTGCCCGGACAGGCCGTGTTCGCGCAGGCGATCCCCGGCACGCCGAACGCAAATCCGACCGCGCCAGCGCAGATCGATGCGGTCCCGACCGTCGCGGCACCAACGCCACAGCCCGCCGATGCCGCGCCCACCGCATCGCAGGACGATGCCGCAGGCGGGAATGAGGCGGGCGGGAATGAGGCGGGCGGGGACGAGATCGTCGTCACCGGCATCCGCGCCGGCCTGGAATCTTCCGCCAAGATCAAGCGCCAGTCGGTCCTGATCGTCGACTCGGTCTCCGCCGAGGACATCGGCAAGCTGCCCGACGTATCGATCGCGGATTCGCTTGCCCGCCTCCCGGGCGTCACCGCACAGCGCCTCGAAGGCCGCGACCAGCGCCTGTCGATCCGCGGTCTCGGCCCCGATTTCTCGACCACGCTGCTCAACGGCCGCGAACAGGTGACGACCGGCGACAACCGCGGCGTCGAGTTCGACCAATATCCGTCGGAATTTTTCAAGACCGTCAACGTCTACAAGTCGGCCGACGCATCGCTGATCGCCGCCGGTATCGCCGGCACGGTCGATTTGCGGATGCTGCGTCCGCTCGACCAGCCCAACCGGATCGTCGCGATCAGCGCGCGCGGCCAGATGAACGGCATCGACAAGCTCAACCCCGACGGCACGCGCTACGGCTATCGTGCGTCGGCGACCTATGTCGACAAGTTCGCCAACGACACGCTCGGCATCGCGATCGGCGTGTCCGCGACGCAGACGCCGTCGCAGAACGAGCGCTACAACGCCTGGGGCTATAGCGGCACCGGCACCGCGGCCGACCCGTTCCTGGTCAACGGCGCCAAGCCCTATGTCCAGTCGAACGAACTGAAGCGCTACGGCGGCGTCGCGACGATCGAGTGGCAGCCGTCCGACAGCTTTCATTCGACGTTCGACGCGCTGTATTCGCACTTCGAGGAAACGCAGATCCTGCGCGGCATCGAATTTCCGCTGGCTGGTCAGTTGACGACCCCGACCGCGCCCGGCGGCACGACCGTTTCCGGCGTGACCGTCGCCAACGGCTTCGCGACCGGCGCGACGTTCAGCAACGTCTTCGCGGTACAGCGCAACGACTACAATCAGCGCAAGGCGGACAATTACTCGTTCGGCTGGAACAACGACCTGAAGCTGACCGACACGATCCACCTGAACGTCGACGCGAGCTGGAGCCGTGCGGATCGCACCGACTTCCTGCTCGAGACCAACACCGGCACCGGCTTCGCCAAGAGCGGCGCGGCGGATACCGTCACCGTGAAGCAGAACGGCAACGGCACCTACACCTTCTCGCCGACGCTCGATTACACGGACACCAACGTCTTCAAGCTGACCGACCCGCAGGGTTGGGGCAACAACGGCACGCAGCAGGTCGTCCAGTCGGGCTTCCTCAACCGGCCGAGCTTCAAGGACGATCTGAAGTCGCTCCGCGCCAGCCTCAACGGCGAGTTCTCGAACAGCGTGCTCAAGGGCTGGGAAGCGGGCGGCAATTACAGCCAGCGCGAGAAGACCAGCGCGTACACCTCCTATTTCCTCTGCCCGACCGGCGGCGGCACAAACTGCACCGAGGCAAGCGGTTCGCCGCTGAGCGGCAACGTGCCGAGCGAAGCGCTGCTCGGCTCGAACGTCGCACTCGGTTATCTTGGCATCCCGCAGATGCTGACGCTCGACCCGCTGTATCTCTACAATAATTCGCTGAATGCAGCGTTCGACGGCCGTCCGTCCTCCCTGGTCCGCGACAATGTCGTGCTCGAAAAGATCTGGACCGGCTATGCCAAGGTCACGATCGACGGACTGGTCGGCGACAAGCCGTTGAAGGGCTCGATCGGCGCACAGGTGGTGCATTCGGACCAGAGCTCGACCGGCCAGATCGCCAGCGTCGTCGGTGGCGCGGTGACGATCGCACCGGTGAAGGAGTCGGTGAAATACACCAACTTCCTGCCGTCCGCGACGATGTCGGTCGAGCTGATCCCGCTGGGCTTCGTCAAGGTCGGCGCATCGCAGACGATGGTGCGCCCGCGCCTCGACCAGGAACGCATCACGCAGGACGTCGCCATCAACCTAACCAACATCGGCCAGACGCCTGCCGGCCTGTTCCCGGTGTTCACGTCGACCGGCGGCAACGTCAATCTGAAGCCCTATCAGTCGACCAACATCGACCTGTCGTTCGAGAAGTATTTCAGCGGTGGCGGCTATGTCGCGCTGTCGGGGTATTTCAAGCACCTCACCGACTTCGTCGATCCGAACAACTCGCTGCCCTACGACTTCTCGGCACTGTTGCCGGCGCTGACTCCGGCGCAGCAGGCGCAGGTAATCGCGGCGGGCCAGACCATCGGCAACGTCTCGTTGCCCGACAATACCGGCCGCGGCGAAGTGCTGGGCGTCGAAGGCACGCTGTCGCTGCCGTTCAAGGCGATCACCTCCGCGCTCGACGGGTTCGGCATGTTCGCGAGCGGCAACTATACGCAGTCGACGATCAAGTACGGCAGCAATCCGACCGAGGCGATCACCCTGCCAGGCCTGTCCAAGTGGACCGGCAGCGGCACGATCTATTTCGAAAAATGGGGCTTCCAGGCGCGCGCGAATTATCGCTACCGCTCGAGCTTCCTTGCCGAAGTCGCCGGTCTGTCGGCTACCCCGACGTATCGCACCGCGCGGTCGGAAGGGATCCTGGATGCGCAGATCGGGTATGAGTTCCAGAGCGGCCCGCTCGCGAACTTCGCGATCCTGGCGCAGGCGAAGAACCTGACCGACCGGCCGTTTGTGACCTACCAGAACGGCGACCAGCGCCAGGTGATCGACTACCAGCGCTATGGTCGCGACTACTATGTCGGCATCACGTACAAGTTCTAA
- a CDS encoding MFS transporter — translation MTEKPVQGFGGLWNISFGFFGIQIGFALQNANMSRIFQTLGGSLDDLSYLWVAAPLTGLLVQPIIGHYSDRTWTRFGRRRPYFFAGAVLAALALFVMPEAKMLWLAALTLWVLDASVNVSMEPFRAFVGDMLRKDQHTAGYALQTAFIGAGAVVGSIFPFVLAHLGVSGNALAGVPDTVRYSFWFGGAALLLAVLWTVGNTREYSPAEMAAFGEHDPDEALATPVRALASRGFASGIAWIVAGIAVIIAVPELALQKEVYLLGGLLVAYGAASFAAISLARSGNTDNALAQIVGDFGDMPDVMKRLALVQFFSWSALFIMWIFSTPVVAQYMYGSSDATSAAYNAGSDWVGVLFAVYNAVAALVALLILPRLAKRIGRVKTHIVCLLCGAAGFASFLVVRDPTLLIVSEVGVGIAWASILAMPYAILASSLPQAKLGIYMGLFNIFIVLPQLLVATLMGSVLKALFPTEPIWTMAFAAFVMALAALAMLRVPELPDRAS, via the coding sequence TTGACCGAGAAACCAGTCCAGGGCTTTGGCGGTCTCTGGAATATCAGCTTCGGCTTTTTCGGAATCCAGATCGGCTTCGCGTTGCAGAACGCCAATATGAGCCGAATTTTCCAGACGCTTGGCGGATCGCTCGACGACCTTTCCTATCTATGGGTCGCCGCGCCGCTGACCGGGCTGCTCGTTCAGCCGATCATCGGCCATTACAGCGATCGGACCTGGACCCGCTTCGGCCGTCGTCGCCCGTATTTCTTCGCCGGTGCCGTGCTCGCCGCGCTCGCGCTGTTCGTGATGCCCGAGGCGAAGATGCTCTGGCTCGCCGCGCTGACGCTGTGGGTGCTCGACGCCTCGGTCAACGTCTCGATGGAGCCGTTCCGCGCGTTCGTCGGCGACATGCTGCGGAAAGACCAGCACACCGCAGGCTATGCGCTGCAGACCGCGTTCATCGGTGCCGGCGCGGTGGTCGGCTCGATCTTCCCATTCGTGCTCGCGCATCTCGGCGTGTCGGGCAATGCGCTGGCGGGCGTACCCGATACGGTGCGGTACAGCTTCTGGTTCGGTGGGGCCGCCCTGTTGCTGGCGGTACTCTGGACGGTCGGCAACACGCGCGAATACAGCCCGGCGGAGATGGCGGCGTTCGGCGAACACGACCCCGACGAAGCGCTCGCAACACCGGTCCGTGCGCTCGCCAGCCGCGGCTTCGCGAGCGGCATCGCCTGGATCGTCGCCGGGATCGCGGTCATCATCGCAGTGCCCGAACTGGCGCTCCAGAAGGAAGTGTACCTCCTCGGGGGCCTGCTCGTCGCATATGGTGCAGCCAGCTTTGCAGCGATCAGCCTCGCGCGCAGCGGCAACACCGACAACGCTCTAGCCCAGATCGTCGGCGATTTCGGCGACATGCCCGACGTGATGAAACGTCTAGCGCTCGTCCAGTTCTTCAGCTGGTCCGCGCTATTCATCATGTGGATCTTCAGCACACCCGTCGTGGCGCAGTATATGTACGGATCGAGCGACGCGACGAGTGCTGCGTACAACGCCGGCAGCGACTGGGTCGGCGTCCTGTTCGCGGTCTACAACGCGGTCGCCGCTCTGGTCGCGCTGCTGATCCTGCCCCGGCTGGCGAAGCGGATCGGCCGCGTGAAGACCCACATCGTGTGCTTGCTCTGCGGCGCCGCCGGGTTTGCGAGCTTCCTCGTGGTGCGCGACCCGACCCTGCTGATCGTCAGCGAGGTGGGCGTCGGCATCGCCTGGGCGTCGATCCTCGCCATGCCCTACGCGATCCTGGCCTCCAGCCTGCCGCAGGCCAAGCTCGGCATCTACATGGGCCTGTTCAACATCTTCATCGTGCTTCCACAGCTGCTGGTCGCGACGCTGATGGGGTCGGTGCTGAAGGCGCTCTTCCCGACCGAGCCGATCTGGACGATGGCGTTCGCCGCTTTCGTCATGGCGCTTGCCGCACTGGCGATGCTACGCGTCCCCGAGCTTCCCGACCGGGCCTCGTGA
- a CDS encoding GIN domain-containing protein translates to MLTTPGLTSASVAAGGRLTIAKMRGMRVDVTVSGDGSLALAAADTDQLNATLIGSGQMSLAGRAARARLVTSGPGAIDASALAVNDLTVHLDGVGETRAAARYTAQVTNTGLGMVTVTGNAKCRVNAAAGGPVTCGTAATRGAP, encoded by the coding sequence ATGCTCACCACGCCTGGGCTGACCTCGGCGAGCGTTGCCGCAGGTGGGCGACTGACGATCGCGAAGATGCGCGGGATGCGCGTGGATGTGACGGTCAGCGGCGATGGCAGCCTCGCGCTGGCGGCGGCGGACACCGATCAGCTGAACGCGACGTTGATCGGCTCCGGTCAGATGAGCCTCGCGGGCCGAGCGGCGCGAGCGCGGCTGGTTACCAGCGGACCGGGGGCGATCGATGCGTCGGCGTTGGCGGTGAACGACCTGACCGTCCATCTCGACGGCGTCGGCGAGACCAGGGCGGCGGCGCGCTATACCGCGCAAGTGACGAACACCGGGCTGGGCATGGTGACGGTCACCGGCAACGCGAAATGTCGAGTGAATGCGGCAGCCGGCGGGCCAGTGACATGCGGGACGGCGGCTACGCGTGGAGCGCCGTAG
- a CDS encoding LacI family DNA-binding transcriptional regulator → MGRRPTSFDIAQLAGVSQPTVSRALRGSKSVNAQTRQRIEAIAQSLHYAVDKHASSLRSQSANTLALLFFEEPAEDESTINPFFLSMLGSITHACARAGYDLLISFQQLSGDWHVDYQDSRKADGIILLGYGDYEAYRARLDHLTEQGTKVVRWGAVGTGPAGITVGSDNRGGGEAATAHLIARGRRRIAFLGAADGRYPELEDRYRGYLDALAAAGIEADVALQVDAITTEDAGQDAIAELARRGADYDAIFAASDSIAIGAMRALATAGRSIPDDVAIVGFDDIASAQLTNPPLTTVAQDARRAGEALVRTLLAKLRGEVSNDAPLPTHLVVRASSGA, encoded by the coding sequence ATGGGCCGCCGACCGACCTCGTTCGACATCGCGCAATTGGCGGGTGTGTCGCAGCCGACCGTGTCGCGTGCGCTCCGCGGATCGAAGTCGGTCAACGCCCAGACCCGGCAGCGGATCGAGGCGATCGCGCAAAGCCTGCATTATGCCGTCGACAAGCACGCGTCGTCGTTGCGGAGCCAATCGGCGAACACGCTGGCGCTCCTGTTCTTCGAGGAACCAGCCGAAGACGAGTCGACGATCAACCCGTTTTTCCTCTCGATGCTGGGGTCGATCACGCACGCCTGTGCCCGCGCCGGCTACGATCTGCTGATCTCGTTCCAGCAATTGTCGGGCGACTGGCACGTCGATTACCAGGACAGCCGCAAGGCCGACGGTATCATCCTGCTCGGCTACGGGGATTACGAAGCCTACCGCGCCCGGCTCGATCACCTGACGGAACAGGGGACCAAGGTCGTCCGCTGGGGCGCGGTCGGAACGGGGCCGGCGGGGATCACGGTCGGCTCGGACAATCGCGGCGGTGGTGAAGCGGCGACCGCCCACCTGATCGCCCGCGGCCGGCGGCGGATCGCGTTCCTCGGCGCGGCGGATGGACGGTATCCCGAACTCGAAGATCGCTATCGCGGGTATCTGGACGCGCTCGCCGCCGCCGGAATCGAAGCGGACGTGGCGTTGCAGGTCGACGCGATCACCACCGAAGATGCCGGACAGGATGCCATTGCCGAACTCGCGCGTCGCGGTGCGGACTACGACGCGATTTTCGCGGCAAGCGACAGCATTGCGATCGGCGCGATGCGCGCGCTGGCGACCGCGGGGCGATCGATCCCGGACGACGTCGCGATCGTGGGCTTCGACGATATCGCCTCGGCGCAACTGACCAACCCACCGCTGACGACAGTCGCACAGGACGCGCGTCGGGCAGGGGAGGCATTGGTACGGACCCTGCTAGCAAAACTTCGCGGCGAAGTGTCCAACGACGCCCCGCTGCCGACGCATCTGGTGGTGCGCGCGAGCAGTGGTGCGTAA